A stretch of the Manis pentadactyla isolate mManPen7 chromosome 16, mManPen7.hap1, whole genome shotgun sequence genome encodes the following:
- the LOC118910779 gene encoding histone H4: MSGRGKGGKGLGKGGAKRHRKVLRDNIQGITKPAIRRLARRGGVKRISGLIYEETRGVLKVFLENVIRDAVTYTEHAKRKTVTAMDVVYALKRQGRTLYGFGG; encoded by the coding sequence ATGTCTGGGCGCGGGAAGGGCGGGAAGGGTTTAGGTAAAGGCGGCGCAAAGCGCCATCGCAAGGTGCTGCGGGACAACATCCAGGGTATCACCAAGCCTGCCATCCGCCGCCTTGCCCGGCGCGGCGGAGTCAAACGCATCTCTGGCCTCATCTACGAGGAGACCCGTGGGGTGCTGAAGGTGTTCCTGGAGAACGTGATCCGGGACGCCGTCACCTACACCGAGCATGCCAAGCGCAAGACGGTCACAGCCATGGATGTGGTCTACGCCCTTAAGCGCCAGGGCCGCACCCTCTACGGATTTGGTGGTTGA